The proteins below come from a single Halomonas binhaiensis genomic window:
- the rpsG gene encoding 30S ribosomal protein S7, whose product MPRRRVAAKREILPDPKFGSERLAKFMNHLMISGKKSVAERIVYGALDRVAERSNEEPLEIFDKALETIQPMVEVKSRRVGGATYQVPVEVRPSRRQALAMRWLVDAARRRGEKTMEQRLAGEMLDAAEGKGSAVKKREDVHRMAEANKAFSHYRF is encoded by the coding sequence ATGCCTAGAAGAAGAGTTGCGGCCAAGCGCGAGATCCTGCCGGATCCCAAGTTCGGAAGTGAGCGCCTGGCGAAGTTCATGAACCACCTGATGATCAGCGGCAAGAAGTCCGTAGCTGAGCGCATCGTCTATGGTGCGCTGGACAGGGTTGCCGAGCGTTCCAATGAAGAGCCGCTGGAGATCTTCGACAAGGCGCTGGAAACTATCCAGCCGATGGTCGAGGTCAAGTCACGCCGCGTTGGTGGTGCGACTTATCAGGTTCCGGTTGAAGTTCGTCCGTCTCGCCGTCAGGCGCTGGCCATGCGCTGGTTGGTAGACGCCGCTCGTCGTCGTGGCGAGAAGACCATGGAGCAGCGTCTGGCAGGTGAAATGCTGGATGCCGCTGAAGGCAAGGGTTCGGCTGTCAAGAAGCGTGAAGACGTGCATCGCATGGCAGAAGCCAACAAGGCCTTCTCTCACTACCGCTTCTAA
- the fusA gene encoding elongation factor G, with product MARKTPLNRYRNIGIVAHVDAGKTTTTERVLFYTGLSHKVGEVHEGAATMDWMEQEQERGITITSAATTCFWQGMNKQFDEHRINIIDTPGHVDFTIEVERSLRVLDGAVVVLCGSSGVQPQTETVWRQANKYEVPRMVFVNKMDRTGADFFMVLEQLKDRLGANAVPIQINWGAEDEFKGVIDLIQMKAILWDEDNFGMNYDLVDIPAELQETAEKYREEMVEAAAEASEELMEKYLEEGELSIDEIKAGLRRRTLDNEIVLVTCGSAFKNKGVQAVLDGVIEYMPSPTEVKAIEGELDDKDGTVATREADDSAPFAALAFKIATDPFVGTLTFIRVYSGVLNSGDSVYNSVKQKKERVGRIVQMHANSREEIKEVLAGDIAACIGLKDVTTGDTLCDLNEKIVLERMEFPEPVISVAVEPKSKADQEKMGIALGKLAQEDPSFRVKTDEETGQTIISGMGELHLDIIVDRMRREFKVEANIGKPQVAYRETIRGSVEQEGKFVRQSGGRGQFGHVWLRIEPLTEADKEGDEEMHFKFASEIVGGAVPKEYVPAVEKGAFEQLQNGVIAGYPMIDVKVTLYDGSYHDVDSNETAFKVASSMAIKEGAKKAKAVLLEPMMQVEVVTPEDFMGDVMGDLNRRRGLVQGMDDSSSGKVIRAVVPLGEMFGYATDLRSQTQGRASYSMEFAKYDEAPSSVVEAVINQNG from the coding sequence GTGGCTCGCAAGACTCCGCTTAATCGCTACCGCAATATCGGTATCGTTGCCCACGTCGACGCCGGTAAGACGACTACTACCGAGCGTGTCCTGTTCTATACCGGCCTGTCTCACAAGGTTGGTGAGGTCCATGAAGGCGCTGCCACAATGGACTGGATGGAGCAGGAGCAGGAGCGTGGCATCACGATCACTTCTGCGGCGACTACCTGCTTCTGGCAGGGTATGAACAAGCAGTTCGATGAGCACCGCATCAATATCATCGATACTCCTGGGCACGTTGACTTCACCATCGAAGTGGAGCGTTCCCTGCGTGTTCTTGATGGTGCTGTTGTCGTGCTGTGTGGTTCTTCCGGCGTTCAGCCGCAGACCGAAACAGTCTGGCGTCAGGCCAACAAGTACGAAGTTCCGCGCATGGTGTTCGTCAACAAGATGGACCGCACCGGTGCTGACTTCTTTATGGTGCTGGAGCAGCTCAAGGACCGCTTGGGTGCCAATGCAGTCCCGATCCAGATCAACTGGGGCGCTGAGGACGAGTTCAAGGGCGTTATCGACCTCATCCAGATGAAAGCCATCCTGTGGGATGAAGACAACTTCGGGATGAACTACGACCTGGTTGATATTCCTGCTGAACTCCAGGAAACCGCTGAGAAGTATCGTGAAGAGATGGTCGAGGCTGCGGCCGAAGCCTCTGAAGAGTTGATGGAGAAGTACCTCGAAGAGGGAGAACTGTCCATCGATGAGATCAAGGCAGGTCTGCGTCGTCGTACTCTCGACAATGAGATCGTGCTGGTCACCTGTGGTTCTGCATTCAAGAACAAGGGTGTTCAGGCGGTGCTGGACGGCGTCATCGAGTACATGCCGTCGCCGACCGAGGTCAAGGCCATCGAGGGTGAGCTGGATGACAAGGATGGCACTGTCGCGACCCGTGAAGCCGATGACAGCGCACCTTTTGCTGCCCTGGCATTCAAGATCGCGACTGACCCCTTTGTCGGAACGCTGACCTTTATCCGCGTATACTCAGGTGTGCTGAATTCTGGTGATAGTGTCTATAACTCTGTCAAGCAGAAGAAAGAGCGCGTGGGTCGTATCGTGCAGATGCATGCCAACTCTCGCGAAGAGATCAAGGAAGTTCTGGCTGGCGATATCGCTGCCTGTATCGGTCTGAAGGACGTCACCACTGGTGATACTTTGTGCGACCTGAACGAGAAGATCGTTCTCGAGCGCATGGAATTCCCGGAGCCGGTAATTTCCGTGGCCGTGGAGCCTAAGTCCAAGGCAGACCAGGAAAAGATGGGTATTGCTCTGGGCAAGCTGGCTCAGGAAGACCCGTCCTTCCGCGTCAAGACTGACGAAGAGACTGGTCAGACCATCATCTCCGGTATGGGTGAGCTGCACCTGGATATCATCGTTGACCGTATGCGTCGCGAGTTCAAGGTAGAAGCCAACATCGGTAAGCCTCAGGTCGCCTACCGCGAAACTATTCGTGGCAGCGTCGAGCAGGAAGGCAAGTTCGTTCGTCAGTCCGGTGGTCGTGGTCAGTTCGGTCACGTCTGGCTGCGCATTGAGCCGCTCACCGAGGCGGACAAGGAAGGCGACGAAGAAATGCACTTCAAGTTCGCTTCTGAAATCGTCGGCGGTGCGGTTCCCAAGGAGTACGTGCCGGCGGTCGAGAAAGGGGCCTTCGAACAGCTGCAGAATGGTGTCATCGCGGGTTACCCGATGATCGACGTCAAGGTCACTCTGTACGATGGTTCCTACCATGACGTGGACTCTAACGAGACTGCGTTCAAGGTGGCCTCTTCCATGGCCATCAAGGAAGGCGCCAAGAAGGCCAAGGCTGTCCTGCTGGAGCCGATGATGCAGGTCGAGGTCGTGACCCCTGAAGACTTCATGGGTGACGTCATGGGTGACCTGAACCGTCGTCGCGGTCTGGTGCAGGGTATGGATGACTCCTCTTCAGGCAAGGTCATCCGCGCAGTGGTGCCGCTGGGTGAGATGTTCGGTTATGCGACCGATCTGCGCTCTCAGACCCAGGGCCGTGCGAGCTACTCCATGGAGTTCGCGAAGTACGACGAGGCTCCCTCAAGCGTCGTTGAAGCCGTCATCAATCAGAACGGTTAA
- the tuf gene encoding elongation factor Tu produces the protein MAKEKFERSKPHVNVGTIGHVDHGKTTLTAALTRVSAEVFGGEMRAFDQIDNAPEERERGITIATSHVEYQSEVRHYAHVDCPGHADYVKNMITGAAQMDGAILVCSAADGPMPQTREHILLSRQVGVPYIVVFLNKADMVDDEELLELVEMEVRDLLNEYDFPGDDTPIITGSALMALEGKDDNGMGTTAVANLIKALDDYIPEPERAIDQPFLMPIEDVFSISGRGTVVTGRIERGIVKAGEEVEIVGIKDTTKTTVTGVEMFRKLLDEGRAGENVGALLRGTKREDVERGQVLAKPGTINPHTKFEAEVYVLSKDEGGRHTPFFKGYRPQFYFRTTDITGTCELPEGVEMVMPGDNVKMVVSLIAPIAMDEGLRFAIREGGRTVGAGVVAKIVE, from the coding sequence GTGGCTAAGGAAAAATTCGAACGTTCCAAACCGCACGTCAACGTCGGCACCATCGGTCACGTCGACCATGGTAAGACTACCCTGACTGCGGCCCTGACTCGTGTGTCTGCTGAGGTTTTCGGCGGCGAAATGCGCGCGTTCGACCAGATCGACAATGCGCCGGAAGAGCGTGAGCGCGGTATCACCATCGCCACCTCTCACGTCGAGTATCAGTCCGAAGTCCGTCATTACGCGCACGTTGACTGCCCCGGACACGCCGACTACGTCAAGAACATGATCACCGGTGCTGCCCAGATGGACGGCGCTATCCTGGTCTGTTCCGCTGCTGACGGCCCCATGCCGCAGACTCGCGAGCACATCCTGCTGTCTCGCCAGGTTGGCGTTCCGTACATCGTCGTGTTCCTGAACAAGGCCGACATGGTCGACGACGAAGAGCTGCTCGAGCTGGTCGAAATGGAAGTTCGCGACCTCCTCAACGAGTACGACTTCCCGGGCGATGACACTCCGATCATCACTGGTTCTGCTCTGATGGCTCTGGAAGGCAAGGATGACAACGGCATGGGTACTACCGCTGTTGCCAACCTGATCAAGGCTCTGGATGACTACATCCCTGAGCCGGAGCGTGCCATCGATCAGCCGTTCCTGATGCCGATCGAAGACGTATTCTCCATCTCTGGTCGTGGTACCGTTGTGACCGGTCGTATCGAGCGCGGTATCGTCAAGGCTGGTGAAGAAGTCGAGATCGTCGGTATCAAGGACACCACCAAGACTACCGTTACCGGTGTCGAAATGTTCCGCAAGCTGCTCGACGAAGGTCGTGCTGGCGAGAACGTCGGTGCGCTGCTGCGTGGCACCAAGCGTGAGGATGTCGAGCGTGGTCAGGTTCTGGCCAAGCCGGGTACCATCAATCCGCACACCAAGTTCGAAGCAGAAGTGTATGTTCTGTCCAAGGATGAAGGCGGTCGTCACACTCCGTTCTTCAAGGGCTATCGTCCGCAGTTCTACTTCCGTACCACTGACATCACTGGTACTTGTGAACTGCCGGAAGGCGTCGAGATGGTCATGCCGGGCG